A segment of the Calderihabitans maritimus genome:
CTGGCGTCGCAAGGCATAAGGATCCTGCGAACCGGTGGGCTGGATGCCTACGGCAAAGCACCCGACTATGGAATCTATCCGGTCGGCTATACTGAGCACCATACCCAGAGGACTTTGGGGCAAAACGTCTCCGGCAAAGCGAGGCAGGTAATGTTCCCGGATGGCCATGCTCACTCTATCCTCTTCTCCATCGTGGCGGGCGTAATAATAGCCCATGATTCCCTGTAGCTCGGGAAATTCGTAAACCATGTTTGTCACCAGGTCGGCCTTGCATAAATAGGCGGCCCTTTCAGCCGCCGGGATTAAACCAGCATCCATACCCAAAACGGTAATCAGGTAGCGAGTCAGGGGCTTAAGCCTTTCCACTTTGTCCCAAACGGTTCCCAATCGTTCCTGAAACACTATTTCCTTGAGTTTTTCCACTTTGTCGGCGAGGCGGTACTTCAGGTCTTCCTGGTAGAAAAACTTGGCATCAGCCAGACGGGCCCGCAATACTTTTTCATTACCTTCTCTTACAATTTCCAGGTGGTCGGAAGTGCCGTTACGAACCGTTATGAAGCGATTCAAAAGGCGGCCCTCCCGGTCCCGCACCGGAAAGTAGCGTTGGTGCTCACGCATCGGAGTAATTAAAACTTCTTCCGGTAGCTGGAGATATTCCTCGGCAAAGCTCCCTACCAATGCCGTAGGATATTCTACCAGGTAGGTGACTTCTTCCAGCAATTCCTCATCTGGTTCAACCCTGCCCCCTATCTCTTCCGCCAGATTTTGTACCTGTTCCCATATCATTTGTCGCCTGCGGTTCTGATCGACTATCACAAAGCCTTTCTCCAGTTCGCTAAAGTAGTCCGCTGGTTGCTTTAGTACAATTGGTTCCGGACATAGAAAGCGGTGACCTCGGGTTAAGCGGTCTGCGACAAGACCCGCTAAGGAAAATCCCACCACTTCTTCCCCGTATAAAGCTACCAACCAGCGGATCGGACGGGCAAACCGCATTTCTCCGTTACCCCACCGCATAGGCTTGGGGAAAGACAGACCACGTATTAACTGAGGGAGAAGGGAAGGGAGCACCTGAATGGTTGGAATTCCCTCTTTTTTCTTAATTGCGTAGACATAGGCTCCTCCCCTAGTCTCTTTTACTACCAGTTCCTCTACGGCCACGCCCTGTGAACGGGCAAATCCTTTTGCCGCCTTGGTGGGACGTCCTTCTTCATCGAAAGCTACCCGCTGCGAGGGACCTTTGACCTCCTCTACCAGATCTTCCTGTTTCTCTTCGAGGCCGGTAACATACAGGGCCAATCTCCGCGGTGTACCGTAGGTACTGACCTCTTTGAAGACCAAACGCTCTTCGGCCAGTTTTTCCTCAGTTATTTTTTTTAGCTGCGACAGAGTTGCTTCCATAAACCGTGCCGGGATCTCTTCCGTACCGACTTCCAGCAAAAGATCTCTAGCCAACTTTCAGCCCTCCTTCACATCGAAAGAATCCTTGTCCTGCTCCCCTGTTCCGTAATGCAGCCGTCCTGCTTCTCCCACCTTTGTCCCGCTCTGTTCAACGTCAGGTGGCAAACCCAGCCTTTTTCTTTCCTGAGGATCTTTCAACAGGGGATAACCTAATTTCTTTCTCTGTTCCAGGTAGGCCTGTGCACAAAGCCGCGCCAAATTTCGGACGCGGGAAATATACCCGGTTCGTTCCGTGACGCTGATGGCCCCGCGGGCATCCAGCAGATTGAAAGTATGCGAGCACTTTAAAACGTAATCGTAAGCCGGTTGGACCAAACCCAATTCTACAATTCTCTCAGCTTCTTTCTCGTACAGGTTAAAAAGAGTGAAGAGCATTTCCGTATCGGCAGCCTCGAAATTGTAACAGGAATAGTCCACTTCTGCCTGGTGATGGACATCACCGTAAGTAATACCTTCCACCCATTCTATGTCAAAAACACTATCTTTCTTCTGAATATACATGGCTAAGCGCTCCAAGCCGTAAGTTATCTCCGCGGAAACAGGACGACAGTCAATCCCACCGCACTGCTGGAAATAAGTAAATTGGGTTATTTCCATACCGTCCAGCCATACTTCCCAGCCGAGCCCCCATGCGCCTAAAGTTGGTGATTCCCAGTTATCCTCGACAAAACGAATGTCGTGTTTGTCCGGATCTATGCCTATATGTCTTAAACTGTCCAGGTAGATCTCCTGGACATTTTCAGGAGACGGCTTGAGAATTACTTGATACTGATAATAGTGCTGCAGGCGATTTGGGTTTTCCCCGTAGCGCCCATCGGTAGGCCGGCGAGAAGGTTCTACATAAGCTACATTCCATGGTTCAGGCCCCAGAACGCGCAAAAAGGTGGCCGGGTGCATAGTGCCAGCACCCTTTTCCATATCATAAGGTTGCTGAATAATGCATTTTTGTGTACCCCAAAATTGGTTCAAAGCTTGAATAAGGTCCTGAAAATTCATAACAAACCCCCTTTACTTCCGGTATAACAAAAACCTCCCATTCCTATAGCAAAAGCTACAGGGACGGGAGGTTCTCCCGCGGTTCCACCCTGTTTGGCTGCACAACAGCCCCCTCTTTTCGGTCGCAAGCTTTACTCACGCTTCCCTAAACAGCAGCAGGGCAGCGCTTTCCTCTTGCGGCTCCGGAGCGCCTTCACCTCCACCGTTTGACCGGAATTCCACCTTCCTCCGGCTCTCTGAGCAAACGCTTGGAGGTTACTCCTCTCCTTCTTAGCCTGACTTTTTTGCTTTATAATTTAGCAAATTCATCCTTTGTTGTCAACGAAAGACCTGTTTATAATTCCACGTCTTTTTCTTCTTTCTGACCGTCCGGCCGTTCAATTTCCAGCGTATATTTATTGGCCCAGGCAGCTACCGTGCCGAGGCCGGCTATAACCGCCAGCTCTGTGCTGGCCAGGGCAGCTAGAACTCCTAACGCACCCAAAGTAGCAGGTATTTCCAAAACCGTTTCGTCACCTTTCTTTAACTTAATCCGGGTAATATTCCCTTTCTGAATCAACTGCTTGATTTGGGCTAACAGCTGGTTACCGCGCTCTTGCAGTTTCTCCGTCAAATTATTTTCTTTTTCTTCCAGGATAACTAAAGCTTGAACTAAATCCCCTTTGGCCATGTCCAGTGCCTCTTTAGCTTCTTTGTAGGTGACGTTCAAGCGCTGTCTAATAATATCTATTTTTTCCAGTTCATTCAATTTCATCACACTCCTTTTAAGCATATTTGTAACCACTAGTTTATCTCTTTATGCGTTTCTTTCTCAGTAACAAGGCGGCGTAAATTGAAAATGAAATCTAATGATTTTAACTGTCTTTCCGCCCGGTACAGGATATATTCGCAAAGCATTCGCTCCAGCTCTTGACGCATCGGTACCGAGATTTTCAAACGGCCAATCCTCCGGGGATCTATTTTAGTCAATTGGTCCAGTACCGTTAACGCACCTTTGGATATAGAGAAAGCAGATTTGTCCTCCGGGGAACAGTCCCGGCATAGAACTCCTCCCAGGCGAACGCTAAACTTGATGCTTTTGTCCGGTACAAATTTCCCGCATTGAACACAGTTTTGCAATTGGGGACGGTAACCGAGAAGGCTTAACAAGCGGATTTCAAAAAAACGCACAGATACTTCCGGATCTTCCCGGGTTAGGAGATGCAGAGAGGCAAGCAGCAAAAAAAACAGTTTCTCATTGGCATCTCGTTCAGGAACTAGAGAGTTAACCAGTTCGACTAAATAACTGGCATAGGCAAACCTGGTCAGGTCTTCCCGCAAAAGGGTAAAGGGTTCTATTATCTCACATTGGGTTACCGTATCTAAAGTCCTTCCCGGGTAGAGGAGAAAGCTGGAAAAAGTAAAAAGCTGAACCCCACCGCGCATTCTACTTTTGGGCTTTCTTACTCCCTTGGCTATAGCATCGACTTTACCATGCTGACGGGAATACAAAGTTATTATCCTATCTGCTTCACCATAATCCCGACCTCTAATTACTACGCCCTCCGCCTTATATAAACGCAAGTTTTACTCTTCCCCTTCCTCCGGTACAATTTCTCTTCCAGGACAGATTTCCGCCGCTTCCTCTTCCCTTGTCAATTCTTTGTAAATTAAATAAGCACCGATATAACCGGTGGCTTGAAATAGTTTCCACATAGTTTCGCTAGCTTTCACATTGCCCACCCTTTCTCCTCTTGTTTCACCAAGACTTAGGCTATCCATAACCTCGCCGGTTATACAAGCCTTCTTCTTCCAAGGAAAAAAGCAGGAACTCCGGAAAGTGAAGGTTCCTGCTGTAATCATACCAGGTATGAAAGCAACAAACTTGCCAAGGTAGAATATATGAGCAGTCCGGTAATGTCAATAGCCGTAGAGATGAAGGGAGCAGAAGCAACTGCCGGGTCTACTCCCAGCTTTCTGAAAATTAATGGCACCAGAGTTCCCATAGTTGCTGCCGTAAGCATGTTACCTACCAAGGCCAAACCTACCACTACGCCGAACATTACTTTTCCCTGCCACCAAGCAGCTACTAAACCCACTATAGTGCCGATAAGAACCCCCATTACCAGCCCAGCGGCAGCCTGCCGGATAATAGTTTGAAAAAAGGCGCCTTCATCGACATGCCCGGTGGCAAGACCCCGAACCGTAAGACTGGAGGATTGAGTACCGATGTTTCCACCCATTCCGGTAAGGATAGGAATGAAAAAAGCCAGAGCGACCACTGTACTGAGCTGGCTCTCAATTCCTTTCAAAATCCTGCCTGCCAGCAGTCCACCGAGCATGGTAATTATGAGCCACGGAAGGCGGGACCTGACGTTGACCAGCACACTGTGATATATATCTCCATCATCAGCCGGTAATTCAGAAGTACCGCTCAGGCGGAAAATATCTTCCGTTGCTTCATCATGGATAACATCAATAATATCATCTACCGTTACAATACCTACTAAAGATCCTTCATCATCTACGACCGGCACAGCCAGAAAGTCATAGCGGGCAACTACCCTGGCCACTTCTTCCTGGTCATCATTGACGTTAACCCGGATGACATTCCGGTGCATAATATCGGCAATTAGAGTATTGGGGTCGGCTACAATCAATTCCCGCAGCGAAATAACTCCTACCAATTGATTTTTGGTATTAACTACGTAGACATAATATACTGTTTCCGCATCAGGAGCCGTTTCCCGCAAAACTTGAATTGCTCTTTCGGCGGTGATATCCTCCCGTATGGCTACATACTCGGTGGTCATGATACCACCGGCTGTATCTTTCTTATACTCCATCAATTCCTGGACGTCCTGAGCGTCTTCCAGCTCCATCAGGCCCAGCAGGCGCTGCTTAAGCAAGTCCGACATTTCTCCTAAAAGGTCGGCAGCGTCATCAGTAGGCATTACGTCCAGGATTTCCGCTATACGCTCGGCTCCCAAAGTATCCAACAGGGAGGATATGGTGGAGGCATCCAACTCGTTTAGTACCAGAGCAGCTTTTTCTCTATCCAGTAAACTGAAGACAATTCCCTGTTTCTCCGAATCCAACTCCTGCAGGAATTCCGCTATATCAGCCGGATGCTGCTCCGTAAGGAGTTGGGTCAATTTTTCCAAATTGTTCTCGGCTAGAAATCTGTTAGCTTTGGTGCTGAAATCTTTTCGGTCCAACATGGGAGATACTCCTTTCTCCCAGGAGCATCCCACCATGTATCTTTAGGACTGCCCCTGGGGTATCTATTTATGCAATTTTTTCTGCCTGGGGACAGTTTCCAACTTGTACACCTCCGCCGAAAAAAATTCCTGAACCCCCTGACAAAATAAAAGCCTTTCACTCGGCTTGTGAAGGCTATTCATCTGTTTTAAATCTAACAATTTTCAGCTTACCTGTCAATAAGGTTCATATCCTCCTTTTGTCATAACCGAAATTCCTTAAAGCTATCTCATCTCTACGCCAGTCCTTCTTGACTTTTACCCATAAATCTAAAAAAACTTTGCTTCCCAGCAAATTTTCCACCTCTTCCCGGGCAGCCTGACCGATTTCCTTGAGCATCCTTCCTCCCTTGCCGATAAGGATTCCTTTCTGGGATTCTCTTTCTGTATAGATAACTGCCCCTATGTATACCAGTCCTTCCTTCCTTTCTTCCAACTGTTCAATCTCTACCGCCACGGAATGAGGCACTTCTTCCCGGGTTAAATGAAGAACTTTTTCTCGAATTATTTCCGCTACTACAAACCTTTCAGGCTGGTCGGTCACCATTTCCGGAGGATAATACTGCGGCCCCTCCGGTAAATATTCAGCAACTAATTCCAGCAACCGGGGTACGTTATCTCCATACAAAGCCGAGATAGGTACAACTTCAGCAAAATCATAATACCGGCAGTACTCTGCAGCAATCTGATCAATCCGACTTGCTTCCACCTGATCGCTTTTATTAATTACCAAAAAGACGGGTGTCTCTATTTCCTTCAACGTTCGCAATATATATTGCTCTCCGCCTCCTAATTCTTCTGTAGCGTCTACAACATGAAGCACCACTTCTACTTCTCGCAGAGCTCGTAACGCTACTTCTACCATGTATTCACCCAACCTGTGCTTCGGTTTATGTATGCCCGGCGTGTCGATAAATATTATCTGAAACCGGTCGGTAGTATATACTCCCCGAATTTTGTTCCGTGTAGTCTGCGGTTTATCCGACATTATGGCAACCTTTTGCCCAATTATCTGATTCAGTAATGTGGACTTACCTACGTTGGGACGTCCAATAATACTTACAAATCCAGATCGATAGCCGGAACCGTTATCTCTCACTTTCTTTACCACTCCCCAGCCGGAAATTCATTGGAAGTAATTCCGCAACAGTTTTTACTTCATATTCTCCTTTGGGGTTACCCATAACTACCTGAATATCCGTTCCAAACTCGGCTAAAAATTGAAGGCAGGCACCGCAGGGACGGCAATATACCCCAGCATCCGCAATCACAGCGATAGCGTGAAAGTAGCGCTCTCCTTCCGATATAGCTTTAACCACAGCCACCCTTTCAGCACAAATAGTGAGGCCGTAGGAGGCGTTTTCCACGTTGCACCCGGAAAAAATTTTTCCAGACCGGGTGAGGAGAGCCGCACCTACGGAAAACCGGGAATATGGTGCGTATGCTTTACTCTTCGCCTTATCTGCTTCCTCTAAAAGTCGCTTAAAAGTAATTTTCTCTTCGACCATTTTTCTTCACCTATCAGTAGTCAATTCTAATATCTCTCGGAACTACCTCAATCCATGTCTGTCCCGGTTCTAAAACCACCTCTCGGTCCTCGGAATCAAGGTACCGAGTAGCTTCTTTAAGCTTCTGCTTCTTCCACCGGACCTCTTTAACCATGCCCCGAGAAAACACCAGTGCCTTCCCTTCCCCTATCATATCCATTTCAAGGCGTCCTACTCCGTCAATAGTTTTAGTATTAACAAACTGGACAATTACATTACTGGCCGAAAGTTGCAAATTAGTTTCTGCATCTATGTGGGCCTTACCTCCCATAAACCGTCGGTAACGGCGGCTGTCCGGGTCATAGACATAACGGACTTGGCTAAATTGTTGGGGATAAAATATGACTATCTCTTCAGCCTCTCTGTCTCCGTTAAAAACGTTTTCCTCAGTGCCGAAAAGAAAGCCTTCCAAATCCACTTGCTGGTTCAAATTGTAATCTGAAGCTAACTGCCACAGGTTATCAGTACTAGTATAAAGGTTATGGGGCGGTTCTCGATCATCAGTTCTCCAGAAGCCTTTAGTGATCGAGTATTCATCCAGGTGAGCAGGTTTCTTCTCCTGAAAATAAGTTTGAGCCTGGGGGCTTTGCCCTACATGAACATATATGGCATTATGATCGAGGGCGCGATCGATAAAATAGGGTCGGGCACTCCGGATAGGACCTATTTTTTCCGCTGAATTATGATAATACACGGCCATTAATCGCGTAATGCCGCCTTCCACCAGCATTTCATACACTAAGTCTGCTTCCCGCAGGCCCGATTGAGGGTGGGCGCGGGAATGATTGTCTATCATTACCGCCAGCGGTCTCCGGGCGGGCAATTCCTTTAAAGACGCCCCGTCCAGCGGACATAAAACCTTGGTCTCAGGTTCCTGTTTTTGAGCTTCCTCTTTCTCAGCATCGGGACTCGGGGAAATATCTCCAGAAGACAAAGCAAGTTCTTCCTGTCCCGGAACCATCCCCACCGGTTCTACAGGAGTAGCCAGCCACTTGTTAATATAAATAAAAGCAATAAATGCCGAAAGTATACAGGCCAAAATTAACATGATATATAAAGTATATTTTTTAAACCAGTTAATCAATGATAGATCACCTCATCCTTACCTTCTAAGGGTATCTTAACAAAGTATCCCCATACCTTCAAGACTCTCCGCCACTCAGCTAAGAACATAAGAATAGCCAGGATTTACCCTCACCTGGCTACTTCTTTTCTTTATAGGGAGGTAAGGTTATTTCCTGACTGGGAGTAATAATAACTTGAATTCCAAAGTCCTCTAATTCAGCTCTGATCAAATCCAAGCTGCTGGCCAGCACTTCCGGATCTCCAATGGCTTTAATAACAATGGGATTAACGGCAATGGGGTGCTGGTTAACCAGAATGATAGGGCCTGCGCAGCGGATAGAAGAAGTGGCTATAAGCCTTTGCCCGCCTACCGAAATGCCCGCTGCACCTGCCGCAAACAGCTCATTGACTACGTCCCGGACGTCCCTGTCATGAACAATATCCACCGAGCTATAACCTTCCTGAGCATCATATAGCTCAACAATGATCCCTGAACCGGTCATTTCCGCGTAGCCGGCTTGGATACTTATTTGCTGAAGCTGGCTGCGTAAATTGCTAACCTCTTTTTCCAGCATATCTATCTGATCTTGAAGGGACCGGGCAGTTACCAAGGTTGCCTGGCCGTCCTGAACTGAAATCTCAATAATGGACCAGGTCCCCTCCATCAATTTGTGATTACGTATCTTCTCTTTGGTTTCTTCCGCCAGTACTCCCGTACCGTCGACAATCTTGACCGCCTTATCGGTATCTTTGGAGACGGTGATTAAACTCTTGCCTTTAAATTTTGGTAAATTTGGATCCTGATTAATAATATTGACGACGATCTGTCTCCGGAGGTTATCCTGTTCCCTTAAAATTACCTCCTGTACCTGCCGCCCGTATTCAATGACAAGCCGGGCAATCTCTGCCGGAGTAGCGGCTCTTTCAATTTCATATTTGAAATGAGCCAGTACATCGCGAACCGCCGAATTACCAATTACTCCTGCGTCACTGGCCAATTTTTCGCTGTATTCGATTACATGCATCGCTCCTTGACGCGCTACTTTAAGCGAACTCAACTCTCCAGGAAAGTGGAGGTACCCGGCCGCTCGGGCCAATAAAACTGAGTTGAACAGTATCACAACCATCATCAATGATAAAAGTGCTACAGGTAAAGCATTGTTCTGTCCAGTTCGCAATCTAACCACGAAAACATCACCTTTTCCAAAAGGCTATTTTGGTTGCCTCATAGACCCTTCGATAAAATTTTAGACGTAATAAGTCACTAAATTGTTCCACCAAAAATAGCTTTCTGGTACTAACGGGATCGGTAGGGAGGAGTTACTAAGCCTCCGGAAATTATCATTTTGATTGCCTCCTCTACCGACATCTCCAACGGAATAACATCTGCTTTTGGAACCATCAACAGGAAACCGGAAGTAGGATTGGGTGTGGTAGGAAGAAAAATATTTAGCATATCGTGCCCAACCTTATCCCGTACTTCCCCTTTCGTCTCTCCCGTAACAAAAGCTAGAGCATAAACACCGGGGCGCGGATATTCCACAAGCACCACTTCACGGAACATCCTGCGATCCTGCCGGATAAAAGCTTCCACTATCTGCTTAGCAGTTCTGTAAACAGTACTGGCAAAGGGGACTTTAAGTAATATATACTCCCCCATGGCGATTAACTTACGTCCCACAATATTAGTGGTCAGCAGTCCGGCTAAAACTACGAAGAGAAGTGTCAGGAGCAGGCCTAAACCGGGAATGATCCCGGTAAAGGGGTAAACCAAATCTCCCGCGAGGCGATCTAAAAACAGAAACAGTCGCCACAAAACATAGATGGTGGTAGCTCCCGGAAGCAGAACTACAATCCCGGTCACAAAATAAGTTTTTAATCTTCTCAGAATTGTTCACCTCGTTCCTGAAAGAAATTAAAACAGCAGAACTTTTAATTTAGGGTAAAAAATGGCTATTCCCATTATGACCGCAGCCATAGCTGCTACCAAAACGGCTCCGGCCGCTACGTTTTTGGCGATACGAGCCAAAGGATGAAATGTACTGGTGTACATATCAATGGCAATTTCTAAAGCCGTATTAAAAATTTCACATACCCAAACCATAGCAATGGTCAATAGCAACAATAAACCTTCTGTTTTGGACACTCCCAACTTTGCTGCCAGTACTATGACCAATAATGTAGCTATAAAATGTATTCGCATGTTCCGTTGCGTTCGAAGACAATGAATTATCCCCGCCAGCGCCGCCTGAAAACTTTCTTTTAGAGTTCTGTTGAACATAACCCTACCTCTACCTTGAAAGTCCAACTGTACTTAATATTTCTTCTTCTTTATGATTCATCAACTTCCTCTCTTCTTCGGTTTCATGATCATAGCCTAGCAGATGCAGCAATCCGTGCACGGTGAGAAAACATACTTCCCGCTCCAAAGAATGCCCGTATTCCCGCGCCTGTTCCCTAGCCTTTTCCAGGGAAATAATTATTTCACCGAGAACTTCCGGTTCCTCACCCAGGCAGGGAATGGTCTCCCGTTCCTCATCCAACAAGGCAAAAGAAAGCACATCGGTTGGCGCATCAATCCCCCGGTACTTACTGTTCAGTTCTTGGATGGTGGCATTATCCACCAAAACAAGGCTCAGCTGGAGAGGACGGGAGATCCCCTCATGTTCCATTGTTTGAGCTACCACTTTCTGTAAAAGCCGTAATATTTTCTGGGTCACGGGGACTTTATCCTGTAGATTGCTTACGTCCAACTGCGTCAACGGCTTTTCTCCTTTCTAATTCTTTCAAGACTGTCTCTGGATATTCTATTCGGGAGTGAAATATCCCGTTTAAGATGCGGACAAAAGCCTGCGCAATGAGGTTTAACTCTCTAAAAGTCAGGTCACTTTCCTCCAGCTGCCCGTCATCCAATTTCTCCTTAATTATCTTCCGCACCAGCCCTTCCATTCTACCGGGAGTAGGTTTTTGCATAGAGCGAACTCCGGCCTCCACACTGTCAGCCAGCATCACTATGGCAGCTTCTTTAGTTTGCGGTTTGGGATTGTCGTAGCGAAAATCATCTTCGGAAAAAGAGGTACCGTCTTTATCCTTTTCCAATGCTTTATGATAAAAGTAAGAGCAGAGGCTGGTTCCATGATGTTGCAGTATAATGTCCATAATAACTTTCGGAAGTTTTTCTTCTTTAGCCAGTTCCAAACC
Coding sequences within it:
- the glyS gene encoding glycine--tRNA ligase subunit beta encodes the protein MARDLLLEVGTEEIPARFMEATLSQLKKITEEKLAEERLVFKEVSTYGTPRRLALYVTGLEEKQEDLVEEVKGPSQRVAFDEEGRPTKAAKGFARSQGVAVEELVVKETRGGAYVYAIKKKEGIPTIQVLPSLLPQLIRGLSFPKPMRWGNGEMRFARPIRWLVALYGEEVVGFSLAGLVADRLTRGHRFLCPEPIVLKQPADYFSELEKGFVIVDQNRRRQMIWEQVQNLAEEIGGRVEPDEELLEEVTYLVEYPTALVGSFAEEYLQLPEEVLITPMREHQRYFPVRDREGRLLNRFITVRNGTSDHLEIVREGNEKVLRARLADAKFFYQEDLKYRLADKVEKLKEIVFQERLGTVWDKVERLKPLTRYLITVLGMDAGLIPAAERAAYLCKADLVTNMVYEFPELQGIMGYYYARHDGEEDRVSMAIREHYLPRFAGDVLPQSPLGMVLSIADRIDSIVGCFAVGIQPTGSQDPYALRRQALGICNIILERGLEFSLHQLIRQAYGLYRDKTELEFSEAEVVEQVGSFFRQRLENILEEKGIRYDVVKAVVSAQWDDLYDAYLRAVAVQEFRQDPGFEELLTAFNRAGNLAGKAEVGSVNPELFEEKVEMELYDAFARVKERGEPLLNGRSYAAALKEIASLREPIDNFFNGVMVMVEDARLRNNRLALLKQITDYILRIADLSQIVA
- the glyQ gene encoding glycine--tRNA ligase subunit alpha encodes the protein MNFQDLIQALNQFWGTQKCIIQQPYDMEKGAGTMHPATFLRVLGPEPWNVAYVEPSRRPTDGRYGENPNRLQHYYQYQVILKPSPENVQEIYLDSLRHIGIDPDKHDIRFVEDNWESPTLGAWGLGWEVWLDGMEITQFTYFQQCGGIDCRPVSAEITYGLERLAMYIQKKDSVFDIEWVEGITYGDVHHQAEVDYSCYNFEAADTEMLFTLFNLYEKEAERIVELGLVQPAYDYVLKCSHTFNLLDARGAISVTERTGYISRVRNLARLCAQAYLEQRKKLGYPLLKDPQERKRLGLPPDVEQSGTKVGEAGRLHYGTGEQDKDSFDVKEG
- a CDS encoding DUF4342 domain-containing protein yields the protein MNELEKIDIIRQRLNVTYKEAKEALDMAKGDLVQALVILEEKENNLTEKLQERGNQLLAQIKQLIQKGNITRIKLKKGDETVLEIPATLGALGVLAALASTELAVIAGLGTVAAWANKYTLEIERPDGQKEEKDVEL
- the recO gene encoding DNA repair protein RecO, which codes for MRLYKAEGVVIRGRDYGEADRIITLYSRQHGKVDAIAKGVRKPKSRMRGGVQLFTFSSFLLYPGRTLDTVTQCEIIEPFTLLREDLTRFAYASYLVELVNSLVPERDANEKLFFLLLASLHLLTREDPEVSVRFFEIRLLSLLGYRPQLQNCVQCGKFVPDKSIKFSVRLGGVLCRDCSPEDKSAFSISKGALTVLDQLTKIDPRRIGRLKISVPMRQELERMLCEYILYRAERQLKSLDFIFNLRRLVTEKETHKEIN
- a CDS encoding YqzL family protein → MGNVKASETMWKLFQATGYIGAYLIYKELTREEEAAEICPGREIVPEEGEE
- the mgtE gene encoding magnesium transporter, whose translation is MLDRKDFSTKANRFLAENNLEKLTQLLTEQHPADIAEFLQELDSEKQGIVFSLLDREKAALVLNELDASTISSLLDTLGAERIAEILDVMPTDDAADLLGEMSDLLKQRLLGLMELEDAQDVQELMEYKKDTAGGIMTTEYVAIREDITAERAIQVLRETAPDAETVYYVYVVNTKNQLVGVISLRELIVADPNTLIADIMHRNVIRVNVNDDQEEVARVVARYDFLAVPVVDDEGSLVGIVTVDDIIDVIHDEATEDIFRLSGTSELPADDGDIYHSVLVNVRSRLPWLIITMLGGLLAGRILKGIESQLSTVVALAFFIPILTGMGGNIGTQSSSLTVRGLATGHVDEGAFFQTIIRQAAAGLVMGVLIGTIVGLVAAWWQGKVMFGVVVGLALVGNMLTAATMGTLVPLIFRKLGVDPAVASAPFISTAIDITGLLIYSTLASLLLSYLV
- the era gene encoding GTPase Era — encoded protein: MRDNGSGYRSGFVSIIGRPNVGKSTLLNQIIGQKVAIMSDKPQTTRNKIRGVYTTDRFQIIFIDTPGIHKPKHRLGEYMVEVALRALREVEVVLHVVDATEELGGGEQYILRTLKEIETPVFLVINKSDQVEASRIDQIAAEYCRYYDFAEVVPISALYGDNVPRLLELVAEYLPEGPQYYPPEMVTDQPERFVVAEIIREKVLHLTREEVPHSVAVEIEQLEERKEGLVYIGAVIYTERESQKGILIGKGGRMLKEIGQAAREEVENLLGSKVFLDLWVKVKKDWRRDEIALRNFGYDKRRI
- the cdd gene encoding cytidine deaminase translates to MVEEKITFKRLLEEADKAKSKAYAPYSRFSVGAALLTRSGKIFSGCNVENASYGLTICAERVAVVKAISEGERYFHAIAVIADAGVYCRPCGACLQFLAEFGTDIQVVMGNPKGEYEVKTVAELLPMNFRLGSGKESER
- a CDS encoding DUF3048 domain-containing protein yields the protein MINWFKKYTLYIMLILACILSAFIAFIYINKWLATPVEPVGMVPGQEELALSSGDISPSPDAEKEEAQKQEPETKVLCPLDGASLKELPARRPLAVMIDNHSRAHPQSGLREADLVYEMLVEGGITRLMAVYYHNSAEKIGPIRSARPYFIDRALDHNAIYVHVGQSPQAQTYFQEKKPAHLDEYSITKGFWRTDDREPPHNLYTSTDNLWQLASDYNLNQQVDLEGFLFGTEENVFNGDREAEEIVIFYPQQFSQVRYVYDPDSRRYRRFMGGKAHIDAETNLQLSASNVIVQFVNTKTIDGVGRLEMDMIGEGKALVFSRGMVKEVRWKKQKLKEATRYLDSEDREVVLEPGQTWIEVVPRDIRIDY
- a CDS encoding DUF881 domain-containing protein, with translation MVRLRTGQNNALPVALLSLMMVVILFNSVLLARAAGYLHFPGELSSLKVARQGAMHVIEYSEKLASDAGVIGNSAVRDVLAHFKYEIERAATPAEIARLVIEYGRQVQEVILREQDNLRRQIVVNIINQDPNLPKFKGKSLITVSKDTDKAVKIVDGTGVLAEETKEKIRNHKLMEGTWSIIEISVQDGQATLVTARSLQDQIDMLEKEVSNLRSQLQQISIQAGYAEMTGSGIIVELYDAQEGYSSVDIVHDRDVRDVVNELFAAGAAGISVGGQRLIATSSIRCAGPIILVNQHPIAVNPIVIKAIGDPEVLASSLDLIRAELEDFGIQVIITPSQEITLPPYKEKK
- a CDS encoding DUF502 domain-containing protein — translated: MTGIVVLLPGATTIYVLWRLFLFLDRLAGDLVYPFTGIIPGLGLLLTLLFVVLAGLLTTNIVGRKLIAMGEYILLKVPFASTVYRTAKQIVEAFIRQDRRMFREVVLVEYPRPGVYALAFVTGETKGEVRDKVGHDMLNIFLPTTPNPTSGFLLMVPKADVIPLEMSVEEAIKMIISGGLVTPPYRSR
- a CDS encoding diacylglycerol kinase family protein; amino-acid sequence: MFNRTLKESFQAALAGIIHCLRTQRNMRIHFIATLLVIVLAAKLGVSKTEGLLLLLTIAMVWVCEIFNTALEIAIDMYTSTFHPLARIAKNVAAGAVLVAAMAAVIMGIAIFYPKLKVLLF
- the ybeY gene encoding rRNA maturation RNase YbeY; protein product: MTQLDVSNLQDKVPVTQKILRLLQKVVAQTMEHEGISRPLQLSLVLVDNATIQELNSKYRGIDAPTDVLSFALLDEERETIPCLGEEPEVLGEIIISLEKAREQAREYGHSLEREVCFLTVHGLLHLLGYDHETEEERKLMNHKEEEILSTVGLSR